One Terriglobia bacterium DNA window includes the following coding sequences:
- a CDS encoding DNRLRE domain-containing protein — MISRPDEVLDASPAKRWTRTLAAIGVFSLALALAAGPAVATTVTFRQGENGYAGAHDTYIQQNPSSAGNNNGALLALNWDGDDPNGTGYDVYTLIRFDDIFGAGAGQIPVGAQITSATLTYLVSNTGGSGDMREVLVAWQDSATYNSFCGGGCAQGNQYGSTVGSASASALAQQSADVTASVQRWSSGTSNYGWFIMNSAADGVDITSSDGATVSDRPILTVRYNEGPPTSHLVREPYLQLGTPTSMTIVWRTDTSTDSRVQYGTTFGTYDHTATSSAVGTDHYVTITGVSPLTKYYYTVGSTTTQQGGGTAEHYFVTSPPVGTSPNGGFTFWIFGDSGICSDIQNQVRDSMLTYTGSDRPELFLHTGDVAQVAGADDEYTNCVLAYYKDVQIHTPFWPAMGNHDSYSSACQDTPCAGACCTGPYFSTWVLPTNAEAGGVASGTEAYYSWDYGNAHFIVLNGTNVSTSSTGAMANWLRTDLAATSQQWVIAYWHQPPYTKGTHDSDTESEPIAMRTNIVPILESYGVDLVLNGHSHGYERSYLIDGAYSTPTPSYSTLLANGNIVDSGSGKTGAEYHKSPGKNPHEGTVYTVVATGGQGPGGAHNHPVMYYSESANGSALVDVKASELDLTFLRSDGTVRDTFTILKGDLPPKVQSASPAKGSVIGSLSSIDVTFNMDVTGVDAGDLTVNGSPATTITPVSTSIYVFGGFAAPASGTVLVTLAAGGIASASSPSNTYGGESWTYTLDTTPPTVKTAVPAAGATIGALPSVTVTFSKPVINVAAGNLVVNGSPAAALSGIAGTDGPYTFSGFTKPDNGLVTVALAAGSIQDNDGRSFGGTSWTYKLTRRLIINEFLSSNNTATTDEYGEFDDYLEIYNPTDAAVDMSGMFLTDNLDSPAQYRIPAGVTVPAHGYIVFWCDSTPSQGARHTNFNIARAGEQLGLFDTEVNGIAAIDTLTFTTQTTDLASGRFPDGQDGFVTMPPTPGAANTINCTGDAECGPLADACNVGRCVSNKCVAVAANEGGACDDGIACVGPDTCAAGICNGGGDQCPSGQTCNRGTGLCETTQLAALPITVGATWRYVKGSSEPTPSDLTAWTRLGYDDASWLQGPGGFGYGVDCTAQRGTTLSDMASSYSSLFMRKAFRVDNPSRVTSLTLTVDYDDAFVAYLNGTEVARNNVVGSPPAYNQLATADHECSACDGTTCNAATTIDLTAYKSLLVAGTNVLAIQAHNLTLASSDFTIVPALASAEVSGCLYDSDCNDNNTCTDDHCDSDSGACSHTNDNANTCSDGVACTTDSCSSGTCVSTDSCLFGQTCNHTTGNCESAPATITFQQDVSGYTGTQDTYLYQSGPDTNEGAALTWRWDTDDPGSSGLWEYGLIRFDGIFGNGAGQIPAGSTINSATLSLYVENGSVAPVGTINEVLAEWSEATTTWNNFGGEAGVQADEYGTLVGNAPIATGSVAIDVTASLRTWVASPAANLGWIFRPNNTDGMAVTSSEGATTANRPKLTVQFVPPGTSCTGDPDCDDGLFCNGQERCVSLFCQAGTAVDCSDGVACTTDSCNEAANACDHLANNAACDDGDVCTDDTCSPALGCQHGSNTAACNDGNACTTTDTCSGGTCVGSGSLTCNDGIACTTDTCVSPSGCQYVDTCTGGRVCNHTSGVCETPSVEPLPIESGDTWKYFKGLSEPTPTDLTAWTRIGFDDSAWLQGPTGIGYDYYVETGGTNGNGDYGPYIRAELGDMRSCTPTNPPLCNSPGYLSVYMRKAFAVANPAAVASLSFRMYADDGYVAYLNGTEVARIRMTGTPPLYNAVATGGPSVAPPVEQTLDLTSFKGLLATGTNVLAVQGHNAALDSRDLLMIPQLSSTQIQGCTSDAECNDGNPCTDDVCNLGTGVCSNTPDNTNICSDGIACTSDVCLGGVCTSSDTCPTGQTCNHTSGVCDLAPVTATFQQGDANGYSGTVDTYTYAANPTTSYATDVLLTTDFTPPTTDERQILIRFDGIFGSGANQIPPGSTIRSATLTVNVSNAFGTNDYVRFNRMKATWNATETWNSFGASPWNSTAGVQADDVEAVADADVTVNNIPTGLQSIAVTPSLQAWSASPASNFGWVLRSGYADSLAFDSSDVTTIANRPKLSVTYTAPSGPQARMACALESGTAAPGTTVSLTAFLENLGFLGGIRGYQTQLQIIRTSGSGTVGVPCPSGVSVDDGRSDYLFYGLSNDYPVTNCALMRAASALQQGSVTVGTTTPAYLSSYTLGVGSDVALGSTFEFTFAPYPDSALADANADPVSFETGPACVLTVGGCGSNTQCDDDNPCTDDVCNGGVCQNTPNSANACDDGNACTTGDHCDASGACIGGPLLTCDDGNVCTDDSCNQTTGCVHANNTLPCDDGTVCNGHEVCGGGTCNAGTPLNCNDGNVCTTDSCDSVGGCQHANNTLPCDDGTVCNG, encoded by the coding sequence CCGGTTCGACGACATCTTCGGTGCCGGGGCGGGGCAGATTCCCGTGGGTGCCCAGATCACCTCGGCCACGCTGACCTATCTTGTGTCCAACACCGGGGGCAGCGGCGACATGCGCGAGGTGCTCGTCGCCTGGCAGGACTCGGCGACGTACAACTCCTTCTGTGGCGGCGGATGCGCTCAGGGAAACCAATACGGCTCGACGGTCGGCAGCGCGTCGGCTTCAGCGCTCGCTCAGCAGTCGGCCGACGTGACGGCGAGCGTGCAGCGGTGGTCCAGCGGAACCTCGAACTACGGCTGGTTCATCATGAATTCCGCGGCGGACGGGGTGGACATCACGTCGAGTGACGGGGCGACCGTCAGCGATCGCCCCATCCTCACCGTGCGCTACAACGAAGGGCCGCCGACCTCCCATCTGGTCCGCGAACCCTACCTGCAACTGGGCACTCCGACGTCCATGACCATCGTCTGGCGGACGGACACGTCCACGGATAGCAGGGTGCAGTACGGGACGACTTTCGGGACCTACGACCACACGGCGACGAGTTCGGCGGTCGGCACCGACCACTACGTGACCATCACCGGCGTTTCGCCCTTGACGAAGTACTACTACACCGTTGGCTCGACGACCACCCAGCAGGGCGGCGGCACGGCCGAGCACTATTTCGTCACGTCGCCGCCGGTCGGGACATCTCCGAACGGCGGGTTCACGTTCTGGATCTTCGGCGACTCGGGCATCTGCAGCGACATCCAGAACCAGGTGCGCGACTCGATGCTCACGTACACCGGATCCGACCGACCCGAGCTGTTCCTGCACACCGGGGACGTGGCCCAGGTGGCCGGCGCCGACGACGAGTACACGAACTGCGTCCTGGCCTATTACAAGGACGTCCAGATCCACACGCCCTTCTGGCCGGCGATGGGGAACCACGACAGCTACTCGAGTGCCTGCCAGGACACGCCATGTGCGGGCGCCTGCTGCACCGGCCCGTACTTCAGCACGTGGGTGCTCCCGACGAACGCCGAGGCGGGCGGGGTGGCGTCAGGCACGGAGGCCTACTACTCGTGGGACTACGGCAACGCGCACTTCATCGTCCTGAACGGCACGAACGTCAGCACATCGTCGACCGGGGCCATGGCCAACTGGCTCCGGACCGATCTCGCGGCGACCAGCCAGCAGTGGGTCATCGCGTACTGGCACCAGCCCCCGTACACCAAGGGAACCCACGACTCGGACACCGAGAGCGAGCCGATCGCGATGCGCACGAACATCGTGCCGATCCTGGAGAGCTACGGGGTCGACCTCGTGCTCAACGGCCACTCCCACGGCTACGAGCGGTCGTACCTGATTGACGGGGCGTACTCGACGCCCACGCCTTCGTACAGCACTCTGCTGGCCAACGGCAACATCGTGGACAGCGGCAGCGGCAAGACGGGCGCGGAGTACCACAAGAGCCCCGGGAAGAACCCCCACGAGGGCACGGTGTACACCGTCGTGGCGACCGGCGGCCAGGGACCCGGCGGGGCCCACAACCACCCGGTGATGTACTACTCCGAGTCGGCCAATGGCTCGGCCCTCGTGGACGTCAAGGCCAGCGAGCTGGATCTGACCTTCCTCCGGAGCGACGGGACCGTCCGGGACACGTTCACGATCTTGAAGGGTGACCTGCCGCCGAAGGTGCAGAGCGCCAGCCCGGCGAAGGGATCGGTGATCGGCTCGCTGTCGTCGATCGATGTGACGTTCAACATGGACGTCACGGGCGTGGACGCAGGCGACCTGACGGTGAACGGCTCGCCCGCGACGACGATCACCCCGGTGAGCACATCCATCTACGTCTTCGGAGGCTTCGCGGCTCCGGCCTCGGGAACGGTCCTCGTGACCCTCGCCGCCGGCGGGATCGCTTCGGCGAGCAGCCCGTCGAACACGTACGGCGGGGAATCGTGGACGTACACGCTCGACACCACGCCCCCCACGGTGAAGACCGCGGTCCCGGCGGCAGGTGCGACGATCGGCGCGTTGCCTTCGGTGACCGTGACGTTCAGCAAGCCGGTGATCAACGTGGCGGCTGGGAATCTCGTGGTCAATGGGTCGCCTGCCGCGGCTCTGTCGGGAATTGCCGGCACCGACGGTCCCTACACCTTCAGCGGCTTCACCAAGCCGGACAACGGCCTCGTGACGGTCGCGCTGGCTGCGGGGAGCATCCAGGACAACGACGGGCGGTCCTTCGGCGGCACGTCGTGGACCTACAAGCTGACGCGGCGCCTGATCATCAACGAGTTCCTTTCTTCGAACAACACCGCAACGACGGACGAGTACGGCGAGTTCGACGACTACCTCGAGATCTACAATCCGACCGACGCGGCCGTGGACATGAGCGGGATGTTCCTGACGGACAACTTGGATTCGCCGGCGCAGTACAGAATCCCGGCCGGCGTCACCGTTCCGGCGCACGGCTACATCGTGTTCTGGTGCGATTCGACGCCGAGCCAGGGGGCGCGGCACACGAATTTCAACATCGCCCGCGCCGGCGAGCAGCTCGGTCTCTTCGACACGGAGGTGAACGGAATTGCCGCCATCGACACCCTGACATTCACGACGCAGACCACCGACCTAGCCTCGGGGCGGTTCCCGGACGGACAGGACGGCTTCGTGACCATGCCGCCGACGCCGGGAGCGGCCAACACGATCAACTGCACGGGCGATGCGGAATGCGGTCCCCTGGCCGATGCGTGCAACGTCGGCAGGTGCGTCAGCAACAAGTGCGTCGCGGTGGCCGCGAACGAAGGTGGCGCCTGTGACGACGGAATCGCCTGCGTGGGGCCCGACACCTGCGCGGCGGGGATCTGCAACGGCGGCGGGGACCAATGCCCGAGCGGGCAGACGTGCAACCGGGGGACCGGCCTCTGCGAGACCACCCAACTGGCCGCCCTGCCCATCACCGTCGGCGCGACCTGGCGGTACGTCAAGGGGTCTTCCGAGCCGACGCCCAGCGACCTTACCGCTTGGACCCGGCTGGGCTACGACGACGCCTCCTGGCTCCAGGGGCCGGGCGGGTTCGGCTACGGCGTGGATTGCACGGCGCAACGCGGCACGACGCTGAGCGACATGGCGAGCAGCTACAGCAGCCTCTTCATGCGGAAGGCGTTCCGTGTCGATAACCCGAGCCGTGTGACCTCGTTGACGCTGACCGTCGACTACGACGACGCCTTTGTCGCTTACCTCAACGGCACGGAGGTCGCCCGCAACAACGTCGTCGGGAGCCCGCCGGCCTACAACCAGCTGGCGACCGCAGACCACGAGTGTTCGGCGTGCGACGGGACGACGTGCAACGCCGCGACGACCATCGACCTGACGGCCTACAAGAGCCTGCTCGTCGCGGGGACGAACGTCCTCGCCATCCAGGCTCACAACCTGACGCTCGCCAGCTCGGACTTCACGATCGTTCCGGCCCTCGCCAGTGCGGAGGTATCGGGCTGCCTGTACGACAGCGACTGCAACGACAACAACACGTGCACCGACGACCACTGCGACTCGGACAGCGGCGCGTGTTCCCACACGAACGACAACGCGAACACCTGCTCCGACGGCGTCGCCTGCACGACCGATTCGTGCTCGAGCGGGACGTGCGTGAGCACGGACAGCTGCCTGTTCGGCCAGACCTGCAACCACACGACCGGGAATTGCGAGAGCGCCCCGGCGACGATCACGTTCCAACAGGACGTGAGCGGCTACACCGGGACACAGGACACGTACCTCTATCAGAGCGGGCCGGACACCAACGAAGGTGCCGCGCTCACCTGGCGGTGGGATACGGACGATCCCGGCAGCAGCGGGCTGTGGGAGTACGGGCTCATCCGGTTCGACGGCATCTTCGGGAATGGGGCAGGACAGATCCCGGCGGGCTCGACGATCAACTCCGCGACGCTGTCGCTCTACGTCGAAAACGGGAGTGTCGCGCCCGTCGGAACCATCAACGAAGTGCTGGCGGAGTGGTCCGAGGCGACGACCACCTGGAATAACTTCGGAGGCGAAGCGGGCGTCCAGGCGGACGAGTACGGCACGCTCGTCGGAAACGCGCCGATCGCCACCGGGAGCGTAGCCATCGACGTGACCGCGAGCCTGCGGACGTGGGTGGCGAGCCCGGCAGCCAACCTCGGCTGGATCTTCCGCCCGAACAACACGGACGGTATGGCCGTCACCTCGAGCGAAGGCGCCACGACCGCCAACCGGCCGAAGCTGACGGTCCAGTTCGTTCCTCCGGGGACGAGCTGCACGGGAGATCCCGACTGCGACGACGGGCTGTTCTGCAACGGCCAGGAAAGGTGCGTGAGCCTGTTCTGTCAGGCCGGAACGGCAGTCGACTGCAGCGACGGCGTCGCGTGCACGACGGACTCGTGCAACGAGGCCGCGAACGCATGCGACCACCTGGCGAACAACGCCGCCTGCGATGACGGCGACGTCTGCACGGACGACACGTGCAGCCCGGCGCTCGGGTGCCAGCACGGCAGCAACACGGCCGCGTGCAACGACGGCAACGCGTGCACGACGACCGACACGTGCAGCGGGGGAACCTGCGTCGGCAGCGGTTCCCTCACCTGCAATGACGGGATCGCCTGCACGACGGACACTTGCGTCTCGCCTTCGGGTTGTCAGTACGTCGACACCTGCACGGGCGGTCGGGTCTGCAATCACACGAGCGGCGTCTGCGAGACGCCGTCGGTGGAACCGCTCCCGATCGAGTCCGGGGACACGTGGAAGTACTTCAAGGGGCTGTCGGAGCCGACTCCCACGGACCTGACCGCGTGGACGCGAATCGGCTTCGACGATTCGGCTTGGCTCCAGGGCCCCACGGGCATCGGGTACGACTATTACGTCGAAACCGGGGGCACCAACGGCAACGGCGACTACGGCCCGTACATCAGGGCGGAGCTGGGCGACATGCGCAGTTGCACTCCGACCAACCCGCCGCTCTGCAACAGCCCCGGGTACCTCAGCGTCTACATGCGCAAGGCGTTCGCCGTCGCCAATCCCGCAGCGGTCGCCTCGTTGAGCTTCCGGATGTATGCGGACGACGGCTACGTTGCCTATCTCAACGGGACGGAAGTCGCACGGATCAGGATGACAGGCACGCCTCCCCTGTACAACGCCGTGGCGACGGGCGGGCCGTCCGTCGCGCCGCCAGTCGAGCAGACACTCGATCTGACGAGTTTCAAGGGGCTCTTGGCGACGGGAACGAATGTGCTGGCAGTCCAGGGTCATAACGCGGCCCTCGACAGTCGCGATCTCTTGATGATTCCGCAGCTGTCGAGCACGCAGATCCAGGGATGCACGTCGGATGCGGAGTGCAACGACGGCAACCCGTGCACCGACGACGTCTGCAATCTCGGGACGGGCGTCTGTTCCAACACCCCCGACAACACCAACATCTGCTCCGACGGGATCGCCTGCACCAGCGACGTCTGCCTGGGCGGCGTGTGCACGTCAAGCGACACCTGCCCGACCGGTCAGACCTGCAACCACACCAGCGGGGTCTGTGATCTGGCTCCCGTCACCGCCACGTTCCAGCAGGGAGACGCAAACGGGTACAGCGGGACGGTGGATACCTACACCTACGCGGCCAACCCGACGACCTCGTACGCCACCGACGTGCTCCTCACGACCGACTTCACGCCTCCGACCACCGACGAGAGGCAGATCCTGATCCGCTTCGACGGCATCTTCGGCAGCGGCGCCAATCAGATTCCCCCCGGCTCCACGATCAGGTCCGCGACGCTGACGGTTAACGTCTCGAACGCCTTCGGCACGAACGACTACGTTAGGTTCAATCGCATGAAGGCGACGTGGAACGCGACCGAAACGTGGAATTCGTTCGGAGCCTCGCCATGGAACTCAACCGCCGGGGTCCAGGCCGATGACGTCGAGGCAGTCGCAGATGCCGACGTCACGGTCAACAACATCCCGACGGGATTGCAGTCGATCGCCGTCACACCGAGCTTGCAAGCCTGGTCGGCAAGTCCGGCGAGCAACTTCGGCTGGGTCCTCCGCTCGGGGTATGCCGACTCGCTCGCTTTCGATTCTTCCGATGTCACCACGATCGCCAACCGGCCGAAGCTGAGCGTGACGTACACGGCGCCGAGCGGCCCGCAGGCGCGGATGGCGTGCGCGCTCGAGAGCGGAACGGCTGCGCCAGGCACCACCGTCTCCCTCACCGCGTTCCTCGAAAACCTCGGCTTCCTCGGAGGGATTCGCGGGTATCAAACGCAGCTCCAGATCATTCGCACCTCCGGCTCCGGTACCGTCGGCGTTCCGTGCCCGAGCGGCGTCTCCGTGGACGACGGACGATCCGACTATCTCTTCTACGGACTATCGAACGACTACCCCGTGACGAACTGCGCTTTGATGAGGGCGGCGTCGGCGCTGCAGCAGGGCAGCGTCACCGTCGGCACGACGACGCCGGCGTACCTGTCGAGCTACACGCTGGGGGTCGGCTCCGACGTCGCGCTGGGAAGCACGTTCGAGTTCACGTTCGCTCCCTATCCGGATTCGGCGCTGGCGGACGCGAACGCGGATCCGGTCTCGTTCGAGACGGGGCCGGCCTGCGTCCTGACCGTCGGCGGCTGCGGGTCGAACACACAGTGCGACGACGACAACCCGTGCACCGACGACGTCTGCAACGGGGGCGTCTGCCAGAACACACCGAATTCCGCCAACGCCTGTGACGACGGGAACGCGTGCACCACCGGCGATCACTGCGACGCAAGCGGCGCCTGCATAGGTGGGCCACTTCTGACCTGCGACGACGGCAACGTTTGCACCGACGACTCCTGCAACCAGACGACGGGCTGCGTCCACGCGAACAACACGCTGCCCTGCGACGACGGGACCGTGTGCAACGGTCACGAGGTTTGCGGCGGCGGTACCTGCAACGCCGGAACGCCGCTCAACTGCAACGACGGTAACGTCTGCACGACGGACTCGTGCGATTCGGTCGGCGGGTGTCAGCACGCGAACAACACGCTGCCGTGCGACGACGGGACCGTGTGCAACGG